One Oceanicoccus sagamiensis genomic region harbors:
- the mutL gene encoding DNA mismatch repair endonuclease MutL: protein MSQIKLLSPRLANQIAAGEVVERPASVIKELVENSMDAGATRIDVDIEAGGVKLMRVRDNGGGIEQEDMPLALSRHATSKIIELEDLENVGTLGFRGEALASISSVSRLTMLSNTEEKGAGWKAQSEGRDMDVEVSPAPHPKGTTVEVRDLFFNTPARRKFLRTEKTEFGHLEEVIKRQSLSRFDVGFYLNHNGKAIHALKPCSSQLERERRVASVCGPAFMQNALHIDTEAAGLRLWGWVALPTFSRSQGDLQHFFVNGRVIRDKLVSHAVRQAYRDVLFHGRHPAFVLYLELDPAIVDVNVHPTKHEVRFRDGRTVHDFLFRSLHRLLADVRPEDQLAPTVMNTVQAPATGISGGEFQQQETIALRPAGGDRPTPHQVQEQLSSYSSLYSGGKTSSNDRGTIPSSPAPMPPEQDGEIPPLGYALAQLKGIYILAENEQGLVLVDMHAAHERITYERMKNSREGEGIQTQPLLVPESIAVSQREADYVDEQAEVFASLGLGLERAGPESIMIREVPIILQSSDVEQLVRDVLSDLIEHGSSDRIQSHINEILSTMACHGSVRANRRLTIPEMNALLRDMEETERSGQCNHGRPTWTQMSLDELDKLFLRGQ from the coding sequence ATGTCGCAAATAAAACTGCTTAGCCCAAGACTGGCTAACCAAATTGCCGCTGGTGAAGTGGTAGAACGCCCTGCCTCGGTCATTAAAGAGCTGGTAGAAAATTCTATGGATGCGGGGGCTACCCGTATCGATGTGGATATTGAAGCTGGCGGCGTAAAGTTAATGCGCGTACGCGATAATGGTGGCGGTATCGAGCAGGAAGATATGCCTTTGGCCTTAAGCCGCCATGCCACCAGTAAAATTATTGAGCTGGAAGATTTGGAAAATGTCGGCACTTTAGGTTTTCGTGGTGAAGCCTTGGCGAGTATTAGTTCGGTATCGCGGCTAACCATGTTGTCCAATACCGAAGAAAAGGGTGCAGGCTGGAAAGCCCAGTCTGAAGGCCGGGATATGGACGTTGAAGTTAGCCCGGCGCCACATCCTAAAGGCACAACCGTAGAAGTGCGGGATTTATTTTTTAATACCCCGGCCCGAAGAAAATTTTTACGCACAGAGAAAACCGAATTTGGTCATTTGGAAGAAGTGATCAAGCGCCAGTCACTAAGTCGTTTTGATGTGGGTTTTTATTTAAACCATAACGGCAAAGCGATTCATGCTTTAAAACCTTGCAGTAGTCAATTAGAACGTGAGCGTCGAGTAGCTTCTGTTTGCGGCCCTGCTTTTATGCAGAATGCGTTACATATTGATACCGAAGCCGCAGGTTTGCGTTTGTGGGGCTGGGTAGCGCTGCCTACTTTTTCGCGTAGCCAGGGCGATTTGCAACACTTCTTTGTTAATGGCCGAGTGATTCGCGATAAGTTAGTTAGCCATGCGGTGCGCCAAGCCTACCGCGATGTGTTATTTCACGGTCGTCATCCGGCATTTGTTTTATATCTGGAATTAGACCCTGCCATTGTTGATGTCAATGTTCACCCCACTAAACACGAAGTGCGTTTTCGTGATGGCCGTACAGTACATGATTTTCTATTCCGCAGTTTGCACCGTCTATTAGCCGATGTGCGCCCGGAAGATCAGCTAGCACCAACCGTAATGAATACCGTACAAGCTCCGGCGACAGGTATTAGTGGTGGAGAGTTTCAACAGCAAGAAACCATTGCCCTGCGGCCTGCTGGGGGTGATCGCCCCACACCTCATCAAGTACAAGAGCAGCTCAGCAGTTATAGCTCCCTTTATAGTGGCGGGAAAACCAGCAGCAATGATCGCGGTACTATCCCTTCATCTCCCGCGCCAATGCCACCAGAACAGGACGGCGAAATCCCTCCCTTGGGTTATGCCCTTGCGCAACTCAAAGGTATTTATATTCTTGCAGAAAACGAGCAGGGTTTAGTGCTGGTTGATATGCACGCCGCCCATGAACGTATCACCTACGAGCGAATGAAAAACTCCCGCGAAGGCGAGGGCATCCAAACCCAACCATTGCTAGTACCCGAGTCAATTGCCGTTAGCCAGCGTGAAGCCGACTATGTCGATGAGCAGGCCGAAGTCTTTGCCAGTTTAGGTTTAGGCCTGGAACGAGCAGGCCCTGAGTCCATTATGATCCGCGAAGTCCCCATCATCCTGCAAAGCAGCGATGTGGAACAATTAGTCCGCGATGTCTTATCCGACCTAATCGAACACGGCAGCAGCGACCGCATTCAATCACATATCAATGAAATCCTCTCCACCATGGCCTGCCACGGCTCCGTCCGCGCTAATCGACGTTTAACGATTCCTGAAATGAATGCCTTGTTGCGCGATATGGAAGAAACTGAGCGCAGCGGCCAGTGCAACCATGGCCGTCCCACCTGGACACAAATGTCCCTTGATGAACTGGATAAACTCTTCCTCCGCGGCCAGTAG
- the hflX gene encoding ribosome rescue GTPase HflX yields MFFERPDSGERAVLVHLDLRHESEREDPREFEELVLSAGADPVVLIGGQRSSPNPRFFVGSGKLEEIRTQVSLQDAEIVLFNHALSPSQERNLEAELKCRVLDRTGLILDIFAQRARTHEGKLQVELAQLQHMSTRLVRGWTHLERQKGGIGLRGPGETQLETDRRLLRARIKSITKRLDKVRRQRDQGRRARSRAEIPTVSLVGYTNAGKSTLFNSMTESEVYAADQLFATLDPTLRRLSIADFGPIVLADTVGFIRHLPHKLVEAFRATLEEAAQSDLLVHVIDCADEERADNIAQVEIVLKEIGADSIPRLEVFNKIDLLEAEPRIDRDQDGIPRRVWLSAQQSRGIPLLTEALAEWLGDDLVHGRLTLAADQGRLRAAFYEQNAVVNENYNDQGLSELELRLPKSDFCRIVSAQALDPELMLATLAKA; encoded by the coding sequence TTGTTTTTTGAACGCCCTGATTCAGGTGAGCGAGCGGTTTTAGTTCACCTTGATCTTCGACACGAGTCTGAACGTGAAGATCCGCGGGAGTTTGAGGAGTTAGTCCTGTCAGCGGGTGCTGACCCCGTGGTATTAATTGGTGGCCAGCGCTCATCACCCAATCCCCGTTTTTTTGTAGGTTCTGGCAAGCTGGAAGAAATTCGCACGCAAGTCAGTTTGCAAGATGCCGAGATTGTTCTGTTTAACCATGCCTTATCCCCTAGCCAAGAGCGCAATTTAGAAGCCGAGCTTAAATGCCGGGTGCTGGATCGTACCGGTTTGATTCTCGATATCTTTGCCCAGCGCGCCCGCACCCATGAGGGTAAATTGCAGGTGGAGCTGGCTCAATTACAGCATATGTCGACGCGTCTGGTACGTGGCTGGACGCACCTTGAGCGGCAAAAGGGTGGGATTGGCTTAAGAGGGCCGGGTGAAACCCAGTTAGAGACCGACCGCCGTTTATTGCGGGCCAGAATCAAGTCGATTACCAAGCGTCTGGATAAAGTCCGGCGTCAGCGCGATCAGGGCAGAAGGGCCCGTAGCCGTGCTGAAATCCCCACCGTGTCTTTGGTGGGCTATACCAATGCTGGCAAATCTACCCTCTTTAATAGTATGACCGAATCCGAGGTCTATGCTGCCGACCAATTATTTGCCACACTGGATCCAACCCTTAGAAGGCTTTCAATTGCCGATTTTGGCCCCATAGTACTGGCTGATACGGTAGGTTTTATTCGGCATTTGCCTCACAAGCTGGTAGAGGCGTTTCGCGCCACCCTTGAAGAGGCGGCCCAGTCGGACCTGTTAGTCCATGTGATTGACTGCGCCGATGAAGAGCGCGCCGATAATATCGCCCAGGTTGAGATTGTGCTGAAGGAGATTGGCGCAGATAGCATCCCGCGGCTGGAAGTGTTTAATAAAATTGACCTATTAGAGGCTGAGCCACGTATTGATCGTGATCAGGATGGAATTCCCCGGCGGGTTTGGTTATCAGCCCAGCAGTCCAGAGGAATACCGCTATTAACCGAGGCTTTGGCTGAATGGCTGGGTGATGATCTGGTCCATGGTCGGTTGACTCTGGCAGCTGATCAAGGCCGTTTAAGGGCGGCTTTTTATGAGCAAAATGCGGTCGTTAACGAGAACTATAACGATCAGGGTTTGAGCGAACTGGAACTGCGCCTGCCCAAGTCGGACTTTTGCCGGATTGTCAGCGCCCAGGCTTTGGATCCTGAGTTGATGCTGGCAACCCTGGCTAAAGCCTAA
- a CDS encoding GGDEF domain-containing protein, whose product MAGILVFVCQLFSPVVMAQKDQLISSKLDPIRFQLRWHHQFQFAGYYAAKEKGFYERAGFDVTLVAGSPEVEPVTEVLAGRAHYAEGNSEVLYSRLKGEPLVAMAVIFQHSPSVLLALKSSGIATPQDLVGKRVMSVGGQGDAVFLAMMNKQKVPVEQVEIIGSSYQIDDLVQGKTDAFNSYLTNEPFYLEQQGVPYNIIAPKDYGVDFYSDILFTTEEEANNNPERVRRFKEATLQGWKYAFANPEEIIQIIREKYNDTKTLNHMRFEALSIQGLIMPDLVEIGYINQERFEAMAQVFLQQGMIDNLDALEGFIFDEEEGVSDEVYSLLIAACLFLVAALLVAMVLALFNHRLQNEIQERKTVETKLMQLADTDDLTQLLNRRAFTKRYNDELVRAQRYGDIFSVLLLDLDLFKKVNDRYGHEAGDRVLKAVADLLREDTRESDICGRFGGEEFILLLPKTPLAEAVVYAERLCQHFRQYPIGLRDDKSVTITASIGVVEWSKDDVDEATILKADKALYKAKSEGRDQVAIYNDSL is encoded by the coding sequence ATGGCTGGCATTCTAGTATTTGTCTGCCAGTTGTTCTCGCCTGTAGTTATGGCACAGAAAGACCAGCTTATTTCCTCCAAATTAGACCCCATTCGCTTCCAACTCCGCTGGCACCACCAATTCCAATTTGCTGGCTACTATGCCGCTAAAGAAAAAGGCTTTTACGAGCGGGCCGGTTTTGATGTCACTTTGGTAGCTGGTTCTCCAGAAGTAGAGCCCGTAACCGAAGTATTGGCTGGCAGAGCGCACTATGCCGAGGGTAATAGCGAGGTTTTATATTCGCGCTTAAAGGGTGAACCATTGGTAGCAATGGCGGTGATTTTTCAGCATAGCCCTTCGGTATTGCTTGCCTTAAAGTCATCCGGTATTGCAACGCCACAGGATTTGGTGGGTAAGCGGGTGATGAGTGTCGGTGGTCAGGGCGATGCGGTTTTTCTGGCGATGATGAATAAGCAGAAGGTGCCGGTTGAGCAGGTGGAAATTATTGGCAGTTCTTATCAGATTGATGATTTAGTGCAGGGTAAAACCGATGCCTTTAATTCTTATTTAACCAATGAGCCTTTTTATCTTGAACAGCAAGGGGTGCCTTATAATATTATTGCGCCTAAAGATTATGGGGTAGATTTTTATAGCGATATTTTATTTACCACCGAAGAAGAAGCTAACAATAATCCTGAGCGAGTGCGGCGTTTTAAAGAGGCGACCTTGCAGGGTTGGAAATATGCTTTTGCTAACCCCGAAGAAATTATTCAGATTATTCGCGAAAAATATAATGATACAAAAACACTGAATCATATGCGCTTTGAAGCCTTGTCGATTCAGGGTTTGATTATGCCGGACCTGGTTGAGATTGGTTATATTAATCAGGAGCGTTTTGAAGCGATGGCGCAGGTATTTTTACAGCAAGGGATGATTGATAACCTTGATGCGCTGGAAGGGTTTATTTTTGATGAGGAAGAGGGGGTCTCTGATGAAGTCTATTCTTTATTAATTGCTGCCTGTCTGTTTTTAGTCGCGGCTTTATTGGTGGCTATGGTATTGGCTTTATTTAATCACCGTTTACAAAATGAAATTCAGGAAAGAAAAACGGTAGAGACCAAGCTGATGCAATTAGCCGATACCGACGATCTAACGCAGTTGCTTAATCGCCGGGCTTTTACCAAACGCTATAATGATGAGTTAGTCCGGGCGCAGCGCTATGGGGATATTTTTAGTGTACTGCTGCTGGATTTGGATTTATTTAAAAAGGTCAATGACCGCTATGGTCATGAGGCCGGAGACAGGGTGTTAAAGGCGGTGGCGGATTTATTGCGGGAAGATACCCGTGAGAGTGATATTTGCGGTCGCTTTGGTGGTGAGGAATTTATTTTATTGCTGCCTAAAACACCGCTGGCGGAAGCTGTGGTGTATGCCGAGCGCCTATGCCAGCATTTTCGCCAATACCCTATTGGCTTGCGGGATGATAAATCGGTTACTATTACCGCCTCTATCGGGGTGGTGGAATGGAGCAAGGATGATGTCGATGAAGCCACGATATTAAAAGCGGATAAGGCGCTGTATAAAGCCAAGTCCGAAGGTCGCGACCAGGTCGCTATCTATAACGACAGTCTGTAA
- a CDS encoding N-acetylmuramoyl-L-alanine amidase: MLLDRLFNSGLRLVQLLLLVLVSQVFLSSSVFAATVKDVRVWRAPDHTRVVLDLSSPTSHKIMQLANPDRIVIDINNASLKADLNSLELPDSPVSRVRSAVKGKHDLRVVLDVNSKVKPRSFLLKANKQLGDRLVVDLYDKKKTSQVVKHIDDNKKRDIVIAIDAGHGGEDPGASGPNRLREKHVVLAIAKELNYLLKKEKGYKPVMIRTGDYYVGLKTRRGLARKAQADLMVSIHADAFSDPRAHGTSVYALSRRGATSAMAQALADDANNSDLVGGVSLSDKDDVLAGVLADLSMGASLDISTQLGKGVIGEMGKISRLHSRKVELANFSVLRSADVPSILVETGFISNPGEEKKLKTKAYQRKMSRAIYNGIVKHFSNSPPQDTYLAWKKRQRDKTINYVVTRGDTLSGIAKRYQVSVNSIRRENDLASSVIKVGQRIVIPSS, from the coding sequence ATGTTGTTAGATCGTTTATTTAATTCCGGCCTGCGTTTGGTGCAGCTTCTATTACTGGTGCTTGTCAGCCAGGTCTTTTTGTCCTCTAGTGTTTTTGCCGCCACCGTAAAAGATGTGCGTGTATGGCGCGCGCCGGACCATACCCGGGTAGTGCTGGATTTATCCTCGCCAACCAGCCATAAAATTATGCAGCTGGCCAACCCTGATCGTATTGTTATCGATATCAATAATGCTTCCTTAAAAGCTGATCTCAATAGTCTGGAGTTACCGGATAGCCCTGTCTCCAGAGTGCGCAGCGCCGTTAAAGGCAAACATGATTTGCGGGTAGTGCTTGATGTGAATAGCAAGGTAAAACCCCGCAGCTTTTTGCTCAAAGCCAATAAGCAGCTGGGCGACCGCTTAGTGGTTGACCTTTACGATAAGAAAAAAACCAGCCAAGTCGTCAAACATATTGATGACAATAAAAAGCGCGATATTGTGATTGCCATCGATGCCGGGCACGGTGGCGAAGACCCGGGAGCCAGTGGCCCTAATCGCCTGCGAGAAAAGCATGTGGTCTTAGCGATTGCCAAAGAACTTAATTATTTACTGAAAAAAGAAAAAGGCTATAAACCGGTGATGATAAGAACCGGCGATTATTATGTTGGCCTAAAAACCCGTCGCGGTTTAGCGCGTAAAGCTCAGGCCGATTTGATGGTGTCGATTCATGCGGATGCCTTTAGCGACCCGCGGGCCCATGGTACTTCGGTCTATGCCCTGTCACGCCGTGGAGCGACCAGTGCGATGGCGCAGGCCTTGGCCGACGATGCCAATAACTCGGATTTAGTGGGTGGCGTAAGCCTCAGTGATAAAGATGATGTGCTTGCCGGTGTATTGGCCGATTTATCGATGGGGGCAAGTCTGGATATCAGTACCCAATTGGGTAAAGGTGTGATTGGTGAGATGGGAAAAATTTCCCGCTTGCATAGCCGCAAAGTCGAACTGGCCAATTTCTCTGTGTTACGCTCCGCTGATGTGCCATCGATTTTGGTAGAGACCGGATTTATTTCCAACCCGGGTGAAGAGAAAAAACTCAAAACCAAAGCCTACCAGCGGAAAATGTCCCGGGCGATTTATAATGGCATTGTTAAACATTTTTCCAATAGCCCACCACAGGACACCTATTTAGCCTGGAAAAAACGCCAGCGCGATAAAACCATTAACTATGTGGTAACCCGTGGCGATACCCTTTCTGGTATTGCCAAACGCTACCAGGTGTCTGTTAACTCCATCCGTCGAGAAAATGATCTGGCCTCCAGTGTTATCAAGGTAGGCCAGCGCATTGTTATCCCTTCTTCCTGA
- the miaA gene encoding tRNA (adenosine(37)-N6)-dimethylallyltransferase MiaA, with product MTSTALPPAIFLMGPTASGKTDLAIALCQHISCEIISVDSALIYRDMDIGSAKPDADELALAPHRLINILDAAESYSAADFRADALREMAEITARGNIPLLVGGTMLYFKALIEGMAQMPEADAGIREQIEQDAEQYGWPYVHAQLAEVDPESAARIHPNHSQRIERALEVYRASGVTMTEHHQHHQMEQQQPDYQQSILPYQVVQLAIAPLDRTVLHRRIEKRFHLMLEQGFEQEVTALRQRGDLHLDLPSMRAVGYRQMWQYLDGELDQAEMIERGIIATRQLAKRQFTWLNGWQGVQWLHTDEQGMLVSSEQTAELVSGLEGQPPLALALKYLSPLTT from the coding sequence ATGACCAGCACCGCTTTGCCCCCTGCTATTTTTTTAATGGGCCCCACCGCTTCGGGTAAAACCGATTTGGCGATTGCGTTATGCCAGCATATATCCTGTGAAATTATCAGCGTCGACTCGGCGCTGATTTATCGCGATATGGATATTGGCTCGGCTAAACCCGATGCTGACGAGTTAGCACTGGCCCCTCATCGCTTAATTAATATTCTCGATGCCGCGGAGAGTTATTCCGCGGCGGATTTTCGCGCTGATGCTTTAAGGGAAATGGCGGAGATCACGGCAAGAGGCAATATCCCGCTGCTGGTGGGTGGCACTATGCTGTATTTTAAAGCGCTGATTGAAGGGATGGCGCAAATGCCTGAGGCGGACGCTGGTATTCGTGAACAGATTGAGCAGGATGCCGAGCAGTATGGCTGGCCCTATGTTCATGCTCAGCTAGCGGAGGTGGACCCAGAGTCCGCCGCCCGTATCCATCCCAATCACTCTCAGCGGATTGAGCGGGCTTTGGAAGTCTATCGGGCGTCGGGGGTGACGATGACGGAGCATCATCAGCACCATCAGATGGAGCAACAGCAGCCCGATTATCAGCAATCGATTTTGCCGTATCAGGTGGTTCAGCTGGCTATAGCACCGTTGGATAGAACGGTATTGCACCGCCGCATTGAAAAAAGATTTCACCTGATGCTGGAACAAGGCTTTGAACAGGAGGTCACAGCATTGCGCCAACGTGGTGACCTGCATTTGGACTTACCCTCCATGCGCGCCGTGGGCTATCGCCAGATGTGGCAGTACCTCGACGGCGAACTGGATCAGGCGGAAATGATTGAACGGGGCATTATTGCCACCCGTCAATTGGCCAAAAGGCAGTTCACCTGGTTAAACGGTTGGCAGGGTGTGCAGTGGCTGCATACAGATGAGCAGGGGATGTTGGTCAGCAGTGAACAAACAGCTGAGCTGGTAAGCGGCCTTGAAGGTCAGCCACCACTAGCATTGGCGTTGAAATATCTTAGCCCTTTGACTACCTAA
- a CDS encoding NAD(P)H-hydrate dehydratase, whose product MDRTIANNNLPTRLYRAKQVRELDRVAIEEQGIPGFTLMRRAAKAAFTILLAQYPEPEKLTIFCGTGNNGGDGYAMASLARQRGLEVALIQCGDAGKISGDALQARQHALQDGVEVTDFSADLVIEQGVIIDALLGTGLSGDVRGVSAEAIGLINSLDLPVLAVDIPSGLCSDAGRVLGNALYADHTVSFIGLKQGLLTGAGPDYTGALHFHDLSVPETVFQQVASSSERLDLPQLLAQLPARQASAHKGHFGHVMVTGGDSGMAGAAAMASQAACRVGAGLISCATRPEHIPAIIARSPEVMAHGVISGQEIEPLLAAASVVVVGPGLGQGAWGEQLLQKVAELTVPLVVDADALNLLAAGRVIKNRQRDNWILTPHPGEAARLLGCSTAEVQQDRFAAAAELQRRYGGAVILKGAGTLVADDENSQVGLCPYGNPGMATGGMGDVLSGVLGALLAQGFSPAQAARLGVCLHATAGDRAAVQGQRGMMATDLLPHLRTLINQLA is encoded by the coding sequence ATGGATAGAACCATTGCCAATAATAATTTGCCCACACGTTTATACCGTGCAAAACAGGTTCGTGAGCTGGATCGGGTGGCTATTGAAGAACAGGGTATACCCGGTTTTACTCTGATGCGCCGCGCCGCCAAGGCCGCCTTTACGATCCTGTTAGCCCAATACCCCGAGCCAGAAAAACTCACCATCTTTTGCGGTACAGGCAATAACGGTGGCGATGGCTATGCCATGGCCAGTCTGGCCCGCCAGCGTGGCCTGGAAGTAGCACTTATCCAGTGCGGCGATGCGGGCAAAATCTCCGGCGATGCTCTTCAAGCCAGACAGCATGCCTTGCAAGATGGTGTTGAAGTCACTGATTTTTCAGCAGATCTGGTAATAGAGCAGGGCGTGATTATCGATGCCCTTTTGGGCACTGGCTTAAGCGGTGATGTACGCGGTGTTTCAGCCGAAGCGATAGGCCTAATCAATAGCCTTGATCTACCTGTGCTGGCCGTCGATATTCCTTCAGGCCTATGCAGCGATGCCGGCCGGGTACTCGGCAATGCGTTATATGCAGACCATACCGTTAGTTTTATTGGGCTTAAGCAGGGGCTTTTGACCGGGGCCGGACCGGATTATACTGGAGCTCTGCATTTTCATGATTTATCGGTACCGGAAACCGTTTTTCAACAGGTAGCCAGCAGCAGTGAGCGTTTAGACCTGCCACAGTTATTAGCGCAGCTACCTGCCAGACAAGCCTCTGCCCATAAAGGACATTTTGGGCATGTGATGGTCACCGGCGGCGATTCGGGTATGGCCGGCGCTGCGGCAATGGCGTCGCAGGCGGCCTGCCGAGTCGGCGCCGGACTTATCTCTTGCGCTACCCGCCCGGAACATATTCCCGCGATTATTGCCCGTTCTCCTGAAGTAATGGCCCATGGTGTTATCTCTGGTCAGGAAATTGAACCCTTATTAGCCGCTGCATCCGTGGTGGTAGTCGGCCCCGGTTTGGGGCAGGGTGCCTGGGGCGAACAATTACTGCAAAAAGTCGCCGAACTGACCGTGCCTCTAGTGGTTGATGCCGATGCTCTGAATCTTCTGGCCGCAGGCCGGGTGATAAAAAACCGCCAGCGTGATAACTGGATTCTTACCCCACACCCCGGTGAAGCCGCCCGTCTATTAGGTTGCTCAACCGCTGAAGTACAACAGGACCGCTTTGCCGCCGCCGCCGAACTGCAACGCCGTTATGGTGGGGCCGTGATTTTAAAAGGGGCGGGTACCCTCGTTGCCGATGACGAAAATAGTCAGGTTGGCCTCTGCCCTTATGGCAATCCCGGTATGGCCACTGGCGGTATGGGGGATGTGTTAAGTGGTGTATTGGGTGCCTTACTGGCCCAGGGGTTTAGCCCAGCCCAAGCCGCCAGGCTTGGAGTTTGTCTTCATGCTACTGCCGGTGATCGTGCAGCAGTGCAAGGCCAGCGGGGAATGATGGCCACCGACTTACTACCGCATTTGCGTACACTGATTAATCAACTGGCTTAA
- the queG gene encoding tRNA epoxyqueuosine(34) reductase QueG produces MTNHKDNSPEAISNIDLLSLMEDIRAWGRELGFQQIGISDINLDQPRQHLQSWLEKNFHGDMDYMASHGEKRSRPEQLLPGTLRVLSARMDYLPDTDSMEEVLADANKAYISRYALGRDYHKLMRKRLATLAQKISAVAGQHNHRAFVDSAPVLERALAEKAGLGWIGKNTMLINPKAGSWFFLGEIYTDLPLPLDPPQETMHCGSCTACLDDCPTGAIVAPNQVDARRCISYLTIELRESIPEELRPLMGNRIYGCDDCQLVCPWNKFSEHTQETDFQPRNNLQAAELVELFQWTEEEFLRRTEGSAIRRIGYECWLRNIAVALGNASSSDTVVAALKEKSQHSSALVREHSQWALAQHN; encoded by the coding sequence ATGACCAATCACAAAGATAACAGCCCTGAGGCTATCTCAAACATTGATCTTTTATCACTAATGGAAGATATCCGGGCGTGGGGCCGTGAATTGGGCTTTCAACAGATTGGCATTAGCGATATTAACCTCGACCAACCCCGGCAGCATTTGCAAAGTTGGCTGGAAAAAAACTTCCATGGTGATATGGATTATATGGCCAGCCACGGTGAGAAGCGCTCCCGGCCGGAGCAGCTTTTACCCGGCACCTTAAGAGTATTAAGCGCACGCATGGATTACCTGCCCGATACCGACAGTATGGAGGAGGTTTTAGCCGATGCGAATAAAGCCTATATTTCCCGCTATGCTCTGGGCCGTGATTACCATAAGTTAATGCGCAAACGCTTGGCGACGTTGGCACAAAAAATTTCTGCTGTCGCCGGGCAGCATAATCATCGCGCCTTTGTCGATAGCGCCCCGGTGTTAGAAAGAGCGCTGGCAGAAAAAGCCGGGCTTGGCTGGATTGGCAAAAACACCATGTTAATTAATCCCAAAGCCGGCTCATGGTTTTTTCTTGGAGAAATTTATACCGACCTGCCCCTGCCATTGGACCCACCACAGGAAACCATGCACTGCGGCAGCTGCACCGCCTGTCTTGATGACTGCCCTACCGGAGCGATTGTTGCTCCCAATCAGGTTGATGCACGCCGTTGTATTTCTTATCTTACTATTGAGCTTAGGGAGAGTATTCCTGAAGAACTAAGGCCTTTAATGGGCAATCGGATTTATGGCTGTGATGACTGCCAGTTAGTCTGCCCTTGGAATAAGTTTTCCGAGCATACGCAGGAGACGGACTTTCAGCCCCGCAATAATCTTCAAGCGGCGGAGTTGGTCGAATTATTTCAATGGACAGAAGAAGAGTTTTTGCGGCGCACAGAAGGCTCCGCTATTCGGCGGATTGGTTATGAATGCTGGTTAAGGAATATTGCGGTAGCATTGGGCAATGCCAGCAGCTCCGATACCGTTGTTGCTGCTTTAAAGGAAAAGTCCCAACACAGCTCAGCCCTGGTTCGTGAGCATAGCCAGTGGGCTTTAGCACAGCATAATTAG
- the hfq gene encoding RNA chaperone Hfq — translation MSKGHTLQDPYLNVLRKERVPVSIYLVNGIKLQGQIESFDQFVVLLKNTVSQMVYKHAISTVVPSRVVRMPMPDQDGDS, via the coding sequence ATGTCAAAAGGGCATACGTTACAAGACCCTTATTTGAATGTTCTAAGAAAAGAGCGGGTTCCCGTATCCATTTATCTGGTTAATGGCATCAAGCTGCAAGGGCAAATCGAGTCCTTTGATCAGTTTGTGGTGCTATTAAAAAATACTGTCAGCCAGATGGTTTATAAGCATGCTATCTCTACTGTGGTACCTTCGCGGGTAGTGCGTATGCCAATGCCAGACCAAGATGGCGATAGCTAA